In Providencia zhijiangensis, a single window of DNA contains:
- a CDS encoding DgaE family pyridoxal phosphate-dependent ammonia lyase, whose protein sequence is MQSIYEKYQLKHVINASGRMTILGVSTPTPEVVERVTYGLNHYFEIKDLVNKTGEYIAQLLNVEAAVVVSCASAGIAQAVAAVIVQDDEDLLLNLHSSSKSVPREIILPKGHNVNFGAPVDTMVTLGGGKVVEAGFANECSAAQLAAKITPQTAAILYIKSHHTVQKSMLTVAEAAKVAHAHQLPLIVDAAAEEDLTAYYQAGGDIVIYSGAKAIEGPTSGLVVGKKQYVEWVKRQSQGIGRAMKVGKEGILGLTLAIEQYLTATKETGAQMVSRMDKFLKDLNAIAGISARIVWDAAGRDIARAEISFDEKAIGKTTYQIMDELKQGNTAIYFREYKANEGKVEADIRSVSTERLDVISQQIRTLVEGI, encoded by the coding sequence ATGCAATCAATCTATGAAAAATATCAGTTAAAACACGTTATTAATGCCTCCGGTCGTATGACCATTTTAGGCGTTTCGACCCCAACGCCTGAAGTCGTCGAGCGCGTAACCTATGGGCTTAACCATTATTTTGAAATTAAAGACTTAGTGAACAAAACCGGGGAGTACATCGCTCAACTGCTCAATGTTGAAGCTGCGGTTGTGGTTTCCTGTGCCTCTGCAGGTATTGCTCAAGCGGTGGCGGCGGTGATTGTGCAAGATGATGAGGATTTGCTGCTTAACTTGCACTCCTCCAGCAAATCCGTTCCTCGTGAAATTATTTTGCCAAAAGGACATAACGTGAACTTTGGTGCCCCCGTGGACACGATGGTCACGTTAGGTGGCGGTAAAGTGGTTGAAGCAGGTTTTGCGAATGAATGTAGCGCTGCGCAGCTAGCGGCAAAAATCACCCCGCAAACCGCCGCCATTTTGTACATCAAATCTCACCATACGGTACAAAAGAGCATGTTAACCGTGGCTGAAGCAGCCAAAGTCGCGCATGCCCACCAGCTTCCCTTGATCGTGGATGCGGCGGCGGAAGAAGATTTAACTGCCTATTACCAAGCGGGTGGCGACATTGTGATTTACAGTGGCGCCAAAGCAATTGAAGGGCCGACCAGCGGCTTGGTTGTTGGTAAAAAACAGTATGTTGAATGGGTTAAACGCCAATCTCAAGGTATTGGCCGAGCCATGAAAGTGGGTAAAGAAGGCATTTTGGGCTTAACACTGGCTATCGAGCAGTACCTCACCGCCACCAAAGAAACTGGGGCACAGATGGTTAGCCGTATGGATAAATTCCTTAAAGATTTAAATGCGATAGCCGGTATTTCAGCCCGTATTGTTTGGGATGCCGCTGGGCGTGATATCGCCAGAGCCGAGATCAGTTTCGATGAAAAAGCGATTGGCAAAACCACTTACCAAATCATGGATGAGCTGAAGCAAGGCAATACCGCGATTTATTTTCGTGAGTACAAAGCCAATGAAGGAAAGGTTGAGGCCGATATTCGCAGCGTCAGTACTGAGCGACTTGACGTCATTTCGCAGCAAATTCGTACGCTAGTAGAAGGAATTTAA
- the dagF gene encoding 2-dehydro-3-deoxy-phosphogluconate aldolase translates to MKLSPNFYHDRVCLNVLAGSHQNAKDIYAAAESFVVVGVLSKNYPDLESAIADMKVYAKEVDNALSVGLGAGDPKQSTMVSLISKEVQPQHVNQVFTGAPISRALLGQNETFVNALISPTGTVGMVKISTGPLSAQAPDGIVPIETAIMMLKDMGADSVKFFNMQGLKYIEEYKAIAEACAKFDFSLEPTGGIDLENFAEILQIALDAGVKKIIPHIYSSIIDKTTGDTRPEDVRQLLNMVKNAVN, encoded by the coding sequence ATGAAGTTGTCACCAAATTTTTACCATGACCGTGTGTGCCTGAACGTCCTAGCAGGGAGCCATCAAAACGCAAAAGATATTTATGCCGCGGCGGAGAGTTTTGTGGTTGTTGGAGTGTTATCCAAGAATTACCCTGATCTTGAAAGTGCCATTGCGGATATGAAGGTGTACGCCAAAGAAGTGGATAATGCGTTGTCTGTTGGTTTAGGTGCCGGCGACCCTAAGCAGTCCACCATGGTGTCTCTGATTTCAAAAGAAGTTCAACCTCAGCATGTGAATCAAGTGTTTACGGGCGCACCGATTAGCCGCGCGCTACTGGGTCAGAATGAAACGTTTGTGAATGCGTTGATTTCCCCAACGGGTACAGTGGGAATGGTGAAAATTTCAACAGGCCCATTAAGTGCTCAAGCGCCCGATGGTATCGTGCCGATTGAAACCGCCATTATGATGCTCAAAGATATGGGCGCAGATTCTGTGAAGTTCTTTAATATGCAGGGCTTGAAGTACATTGAGGAATACAAAGCTATCGCAGAAGCTTGCGCGAAGTTTGATTTTTCTTTAGAGCCAACGGGCGGTATTGATTTAGAAAATTTCGCCGAGATTTTGCAAATCGCCCTCGACGCTGGCGTGAAAAAAATCATCCCGCATATTTACAGTTCTATTATCGACAAAACTACTGGTGATACCCGCCCAGAGGATGTCCGCCAATTGCTAAACATGGTTAAAAACGCGGTAAATTGA
- a CDS encoding 4Fe-4S binding protein, with protein MAKKPSVRYPRRPGTVGGKLPWNDWRNASTWRKVVQITLLAINIYIGITFYYWVRYYETGGATFHLPRPGGIEGWLPIAGLMNLKYTIETGGLPPIHAAAMFLLVSFIIISLLLKKSFCSWLCPIGTISEYIGKIGQKLFRLQINVPKWLDIPLRGLKYLLLAFFLYISLSMPAQMIQYFMMSPYGIIIDVKMLDFFRYISSASLITVSVLVVASLFIRNAWCRYLCPYGALLGIFSLLSPVKIRRNVESCIDCGKCAKNCPSRIPVDQLINVRTVECTGCMTCVESCPVASTLTFSLQAPTKKRQIPLSGMMMAILTLGILFATIAVAAYLGVWDSPVPDNYWFHIIPNAKGIGH; from the coding sequence ATGGCAAAGAAACCCTCAGTACGATACCCACGTCGTCCGGGAACCGTTGGCGGAAAACTCCCTTGGAATGATTGGCGCAACGCCTCGACATGGCGGAAAGTCGTGCAAATCACGCTTTTGGCGATCAATATTTATATCGGCATTACCTTCTATTACTGGGTGCGCTATTACGAAACGGGCGGTGCGACGTTCCATCTTCCTCGTCCGGGAGGCATCGAAGGCTGGCTGCCTATTGCGGGGTTAATGAACTTAAAATACACCATTGAAACGGGTGGATTGCCTCCCATCCATGCGGCAGCAATGTTTCTCTTAGTTTCTTTTATTATCATTAGCTTACTGCTGAAAAAATCCTTTTGCTCGTGGCTGTGCCCGATAGGCACAATATCGGAATATATCGGGAAAATAGGGCAGAAACTGTTTCGTCTCCAAATCAACGTACCTAAATGGCTCGATATTCCCTTAAGAGGATTAAAATACCTACTGTTAGCTTTCTTCCTCTATATCTCGCTCTCCATGCCGGCGCAAATGATCCAATACTTTATGATGTCGCCTTATGGGATCATCATCGATGTCAAAATGCTGGATTTCTTTCGCTATATTAGTAGCGCCTCACTCATCACGGTTTCTGTTCTTGTCGTCGCTAGCCTGTTTATTCGTAACGCGTGGTGTCGTTATCTCTGCCCTTATGGTGCATTGCTAGGGATATTTTCGCTATTATCGCCGGTTAAAATTCGCCGAAATGTCGAAAGCTGCATTGATTGCGGAAAATGTGCCAAAAATTGCCCATCACGCATTCCTGTTGACCAATTAATCAACGTCAGAACGGTTGAATGTACGGGATGCATGACGTGCGTTGAATCTTGTCCAGTGGCGTCAACATTGACTTTCTCATTACAAGCGCCGACTAAAAAACGCCAAATTCCGTTATCGGGAATGATGATGGCCATTTTGACCCTAGGTATTTTATTCGCCACTATCGCGGTTGCGGCTTACCTAGGTGTTTGGGATAGCCCTGTACCGGATAACTACTGGTTTCATATCATACCGAATGCCAAAGGAATAGGTCATTGA
- the rsmI gene encoding 16S rRNA (cytidine(1402)-2'-O)-methyltransferase has product MNQPNQAVVMASTLYIVPTPIGNMGDITQRALDVLKHVDLIAAEDTRHSGILLQNFAINARMFALHDHNEQQKADQLISKLQQGDSIALVSDAGTPLINDPGYHLVNRCREAGIRVVPLPGACAAITALSAAGLPSDRFCYEGFLPAKTKGRKDVLQSLEQETRTLIFYESTHRLLDSLADMVEVWGPERRVVLARELTKTWESIEGRPVGELLEWVKEDENRHRGEMVLIVEGYKPQTDESAITPDVIRTLGLLQKELPPKKAAAIIAEIYGLKKNQLYKLMLDQQDGE; this is encoded by the coding sequence ATGAATCAACCTAATCAAGCAGTGGTTATGGCATCTACGCTGTACATCGTGCCAACCCCAATTGGTAACATGGGAGATATCACGCAACGCGCGTTAGATGTGCTTAAACATGTTGACCTAATTGCTGCGGAAGACACAAGGCACTCAGGCATTCTCTTACAGAATTTTGCCATCAATGCGCGCATGTTTGCGCTACATGATCATAACGAGCAGCAAAAAGCAGATCAATTAATTAGCAAGCTTCAACAAGGGGATAGTATCGCATTAGTCTCGGATGCAGGTACACCTTTAATTAATGATCCTGGCTATCACTTAGTCAATCGCTGCCGTGAAGCAGGGATCCGCGTTGTCCCATTACCGGGCGCTTGTGCGGCCATCACCGCCTTGTCCGCAGCGGGTTTACCTTCAGACCGTTTCTGTTATGAAGGATTCTTACCTGCAAAAACTAAGGGACGCAAAGATGTTTTGCAATCCTTAGAACAAGAGACTCGAACACTTATTTTCTATGAATCCACTCATCGCTTGTTAGACAGTTTAGCAGACATGGTGGAAGTGTGGGGGCCAGAGCGCCGAGTGGTTTTAGCCCGTGAATTGACCAAAACCTGGGAGTCGATTGAAGGGCGCCCAGTTGGTGAATTACTTGAATGGGTAAAAGAAGACGAAAACCGTCATCGCGGTGAAATGGTACTCATTGTGGAAGGGTATAAGCCACAAACGGATGAATCGGCGATTACGCCAGATGTTATTCGTACGTTGGGTCTACTGCAAAAAGAGTTGCCACCGAAAAAAGCGGCCGCGATCATCGCAGAAATTTATGGTCTGAAGAAAAACCAGCTCTACAAATTAATGCTAGACCAGCAAGACGGCGAGTGA
- a CDS encoding penicillin-binding protein activator, with product MRPSIFLHLKKRLICTAMLSTLALTGCQIESSTTSTTTQQPSVSDASHYQSVIDAAQGKPSMDVLRAFISQEPLLTDPAQHQANIDSLWQMLTQMKPEQIQGIEADENILLGWVDLLDIYQNNKDDPEALRTGIEDWKTRYPHNPGAKNLPSALVQGTVTKVGANPRIALFLPMSGQGQVFGQAIMQGFLDAQKGLPSGPASQAAAAPAAPQSSGNDVLDQIYQEVAATVNENANAEVASSSVRIDATPTNTQSVKIFDTQGKAIPQLVAQASSEGYNLIVGPLLKSEVQAIAQMNTPVNVLALNELDANQLQPRANLCYFSLSPEDEAKNAANQMKLDGKQMPLVLVPASPFGDRIAKAFAEEWQAKGGGTALMQTFGSTASLKESINRGQGIRMTGTPISVDTQGMAPTSGGVDAVYIVATRDELTLVKPMIDMAISSRQRPALYASSRSNQGNSNADYRFEMEGVKFSEVPLLAGANNNLRKQAQGKVNNDYSLFRLYAMGIDAWSLANNYDNLQQHSGQFRVNGASGTLSVHDNCVIYRELPWLQFKQGQVKPAQ from the coding sequence ATGCGTCCTTCAATTTTTTTGCATTTGAAAAAAAGATTAATCTGCACTGCGATGTTGTCCACGTTGGCATTAACAGGGTGCCAAATCGAATCATCGACAACCTCGACAACAACCCAGCAGCCTAGCGTTTCTGATGCCAGCCATTACCAGTCCGTTATCGATGCCGCTCAAGGCAAACCATCAATGGATGTCCTGCGTGCTTTTATCAGCCAAGAACCTCTGCTAACTGATCCTGCACAACATCAGGCGAATATTGATTCTCTGTGGCAGATGTTAACACAGATGAAGCCAGAACAGATTCAAGGAATCGAAGCTGACGAAAATATTCTACTGGGCTGGGTCGACCTTCTGGATATCTACCAAAATAATAAAGATGACCCAGAAGCACTACGTACCGGTATTGAAGACTGGAAAACCCGCTACCCACATAATCCGGGTGCCAAAAACCTACCAAGCGCATTAGTTCAAGGAACCGTCACCAAAGTCGGTGCTAACCCACGTATTGCGCTATTTTTACCGATGAGCGGGCAAGGCCAAGTCTTTGGCCAAGCCATCATGCAAGGCTTCCTTGATGCACAAAAAGGTTTACCTTCAGGCCCTGCATCCCAAGCTGCTGCGGCACCAGCTGCGCCACAAAGCTCCGGTAATGATGTACTAGACCAGATCTACCAAGAAGTGGCTGCAACGGTTAATGAAAATGCCAATGCAGAAGTGGCTTCATCCAGCGTGCGCATTGATGCAACGCCAACTAATACCCAAAGCGTTAAAATCTTTGATACCCAAGGCAAAGCGATCCCTCAATTAGTCGCTCAAGCCTCTTCTGAAGGGTATAACTTAATTGTTGGGCCTCTACTGAAATCAGAGGTGCAAGCCATTGCTCAAATGAATACGCCCGTCAATGTATTGGCACTGAATGAATTAGACGCTAATCAATTACAGCCGCGTGCAAATTTATGTTATTTCTCTTTATCCCCTGAAGATGAAGCGAAAAATGCCGCTAACCAAATGAAATTAGACGGTAAGCAGATGCCGTTAGTGTTAGTGCCTGCATCCCCATTTGGTGATCGCATCGCAAAAGCGTTTGCCGAAGAGTGGCAAGCAAAAGGTGGTGGCACTGCACTGATGCAAACATTTGGTTCTACTGCATCCTTAAAAGAGTCGATCAACCGTGGTCAAGGGATCCGCATGACGGGTACCCCGATCAGTGTCGATACCCAAGGAATGGCACCAACCAGTGGCGGTGTTGATGCGGTTTATATCGTGGCAACACGCGATGAATTAACCCTCGTCAAACCGATGATTGATATGGCAATCAGTTCCCGTCAACGCCCTGCTTTATATGCCAGTTCGCGCAGTAACCAAGGGAACTCAAATGCCGATTATCGTTTCGAAATGGAAGGCGTGAAATTCAGTGAAGTTCCATTACTTGCTGGTGCAAACAACAACTTACGCAAACAAGCTCAGGGCAAAGTGAATAACGATTATTCGCTGTTCCGCCTGTATGCGATGGGTATTGATGCATGGTCACTGGCGAATAACTACGATAACTTGCAGCAACACAGTGGCCAATTCCGTGTTAACGGTGCATCTGGTACGCTAAGTGTGCATGATAACTGTGTTATTTATCGTGAATTGCCGTGGCTGCAATTCAAGCAAGGGCAAGTAAAGCCTGCGCAATAA
- a CDS encoding YraN family protein, producing MKTVKKSLKWLTGRYYENQALSYLKQQGLAFVARNVRNRAGEIDLIMRDKSGWVFVEVRFRKNSDYGDALLSVNWHKRRKILSTAQYWLAQRQESFETTPCRFDICAITGKQFQWIQNAFNLSEQEYK from the coding sequence ATGAAAACCGTTAAAAAATCATTAAAATGGTTGACTGGTCGATATTACGAAAACCAAGCGCTCTCCTATTTAAAGCAGCAAGGGCTCGCTTTTGTCGCACGCAATGTTCGAAATCGTGCGGGAGAAATCGATTTGATCATGCGAGATAAATCAGGCTGGGTATTCGTAGAGGTTCGTTTTCGCAAGAATAGTGATTACGGAGACGCACTTTTATCAGTAAACTGGCACAAACGCAGAAAAATATTGTCCACCGCACAATATTGGCTTGCTCAACGACAAGAAAGTTTTGAAACAACACCCTGCCGCTTTGATATCTGTGCAATCACCGGCAAGCAATTTCAGTGGATTCAAAACGCATTTAATCTTAGTGAACAGGAATATAAGTAA
- the diaA gene encoding DnaA initiator-associating protein DiaA, translating into MLDRIKVCFTESIQTQIAAAEALPDAISRAAMMMVQSLLNGNKILCCGNGASAATAQRFAASMIHRFETERPSLPALALNTDNTVLTAISGSKQPTEIYAKQVRALGQHGDVLMAISTHGNSADIIKAVEAAVTRDMTIVALTGYDGGELAGLLGPQDVEIRIPSQHSVRIQEVHLLTVNCLCDLIDNTLFPHQND; encoded by the coding sequence GTGCTAGATAGAATAAAAGTTTGCTTTACTGAAAGCATCCAAACTCAAATTGCCGCAGCAGAAGCCCTGCCCGATGCAATTTCTCGTGCTGCTATGATGATGGTGCAGTCACTGCTTAATGGTAATAAAATTTTGTGTTGTGGCAATGGCGCATCCGCAGCAACAGCACAGCGTTTTGCGGCGAGCATGATCCACCGTTTTGAAACCGAGCGCCCAAGTTTACCCGCCCTCGCGCTAAATACGGATAATACCGTGCTCACCGCGATTTCAGGAAGCAAGCAACCAACTGAAATTTATGCAAAACAAGTTCGAGCGCTAGGCCAGCATGGCGATGTATTAATGGCTATCTCAACCCATGGTAACAGTGCCGATATTATTAAAGCCGTAGAAGCTGCAGTAACGCGCGATATGACTATTGTCGCACTTACTGGCTATGATGGTGGTGAGTTAGCGGGTCTTTTAGGACCACAGGATGTTGAAATTCGCATTCCATCCCAGCATAGTGTCAGAATTCAAGAGGTACACTTACTCACAGTCAATTGTCTGTGTGACCTTATCGATAACACGCTCTTTCCTCATCAGAACGACTAA
- the dolP gene encoding division/outer membrane stress-associated lipid-binding lipoprotein — protein MRLLPIFAIVFSAVLLQGCIGAAVVGTAAVATKSATDPRSVGQQVDDGTLEARVSGQLNKDKDITSKARIIATAYKGNVLLTGQSPDMSWADKAKQIASNVDGTEKVYNEVRQGQPVDLGTASKDTWLTTKVKSKILASDEVKSGSVKVITENGEVFLLGVLTQQEGAAAAKIASETDGVRRVTTAFTYLN, from the coding sequence ATGCGATTACTTCCGATTTTTGCCATAGTGTTTAGCGCTGTTCTTTTACAAGGCTGTATTGGTGCGGCTGTTGTGGGTACTGCCGCAGTAGCCACCAAAAGCGCTACAGACCCTCGTTCTGTTGGTCAACAAGTTGATGATGGCACATTAGAAGCCCGAGTCAGTGGTCAACTTAACAAAGACAAAGATATCACCAGCAAAGCCCGTATTATTGCAACGGCGTATAAAGGTAATGTCTTGTTAACTGGACAATCTCCCGATATGTCATGGGCAGATAAAGCCAAACAAATCGCCAGTAACGTCGATGGTACAGAAAAAGTGTATAACGAGGTTCGACAAGGTCAGCCTGTTGATTTAGGTACCGCGTCAAAAGACACTTGGTTAACCACCAAAGTAAAATCTAAGATTTTAGCCAGTGACGAAGTGAAGTCCGGCAGCGTTAAAGTCATCACTGAGAATGGTGAAGTCTTCTTATTAGGAGTCCTTACTCAGCAAGAAGGTGCTGCGGCGGCAAAAATTGCCAGTGAAACGGATGGCGTTCGTCGCGTAACGACGGCATTTACTTATCTCAATTGA
- the mtgA gene encoding monofunctional biosynthetic peptidoglycan transglycosylase: protein MQKFVSRLWYWLKKITLSLLALWLVSVVIFKFIPVPFSAVMVERQLSAWVNFNFSYVSHSAWVSEKQISPYLYLAVIASEDQNFPHHWGFDLDAIERAYKHNSSNKQTVRGASTISQQTVKNLWLWDGRSWVRKGLEAAMTPIMELMWSKTRIITVYLNIAEFGEGIFGVEEASNKFFNKPASKLSRQEAALLAAVLPNPHRFHVKNPSSYVLKRQAWILNQMSLLGGRNYLKNNGIGEE from the coding sequence ATGCAAAAGTTTGTTTCTCGCTTGTGGTATTGGTTAAAGAAGATCACACTTTCATTACTTGCCCTCTGGCTAGTGTCGGTTGTGATCTTCAAATTTATCCCTGTTCCCTTTTCTGCAGTGATGGTCGAAAGGCAGCTCTCTGCATGGGTAAACTTTAATTTTTCTTATGTTTCTCATTCGGCTTGGGTGAGTGAAAAACAGATTTCTCCCTATCTTTATCTCGCTGTCATTGCTTCTGAAGATCAAAATTTTCCTCATCATTGGGGATTTGATCTTGATGCAATTGAGCGAGCATATAAACATAATTCGAGTAATAAACAGACAGTTAGAGGGGCATCAACAATCTCTCAGCAAACGGTAAAAAACTTATGGTTATGGGATGGAAGAAGCTGGGTAAGAAAAGGGCTTGAGGCAGCAATGACACCAATTATGGAGTTGATGTGGTCAAAAACTCGGATCATTACTGTTTATCTTAATATTGCAGAGTTTGGAGAGGGGATTTTTGGCGTTGAAGAGGCTTCAAATAAATTCTTTAATAAACCTGCCAGCAAGCTTTCCAGGCAGGAAGCTGCACTTTTAGCAGCTGTTTTACCTAATCCTCATCGATTCCATGTGAAAAATCCATCTTCATATGTTTTGAAAAGGCAGGCGTGGATACTTAATCAGATGAGCTTATTAGGAGGTAGGAATTATCTGAAAAATAACGGTATAGGTGAGGAATAA
- the elbB gene encoding isoprenoid biosynthesis glyoxalase ElbB translates to MKSIAVILSGCGVFDGSEIHESVLTMLALSKNNAEVHFYAPDEYQATVINHVNGELKTEKRNQMEESARISRGKIAPLSSADASKLDALIIPGGFGVAKNLCDFAVRGSECEINKQLLSLVQVMHHQKKPLGLMCIAPVMLPKMLNTSVKLTIGNDTETIAQIEKMGGQHVVCTVDNIVVDEYNKVVTTPAYMLAQSIAEANIGINKLVEKVLEMA, encoded by the coding sequence ATGAAATCAATTGCGGTAATTTTAAGTGGCTGTGGTGTTTTTGATGGAAGCGAGATCCATGAATCAGTATTAACTATGCTTGCTTTAAGTAAAAATAACGCAGAAGTTCACTTTTATGCACCAGATGAATATCAAGCTACTGTAATTAATCATGTTAATGGTGAGTTAAAAACAGAAAAGCGTAACCAAATGGAAGAGTCTGCACGTATTTCTCGTGGGAAAATAGCGCCTTTGTCATCAGCAGATGCCTCTAAGCTAGATGCCCTTATAATTCCTGGTGGTTTTGGTGTGGCAAAAAATTTATGCGATTTTGCGGTAAGAGGAAGCGAATGTGAAATTAATAAACAACTATTAAGTTTAGTACAGGTAATGCACCATCAGAAAAAGCCGCTAGGGCTGATGTGTATTGCTCCTGTCATGCTACCGAAGATGTTAAATACATCAGTGAAATTGACGATTGGCAATGATACTGAAACGATTGCCCAAATTGAAAAGATGGGTGGGCAGCATGTTGTTTGCACGGTTGATAACATTGTGGTTGATGAATATAACAAAGTTGTTACAACACCTGCTTATATGCTGGCTCAATCCATTGCTGAGGCAAATATAGGTATCAATAAGCTGGTTGAGAAAGTATTAGAAATGGCGTAA